In Methanosarcina barkeri MS, a single window of DNA contains:
- a CDS encoding PKD domain-containing protein: MKNNRKFIWNIAISVFTVLMTLTLLSTAASASVYAYKTPLGAGTPPATQRLTGGGNYIDYTAAAASSTDSRLVRFKDLSRGKETYIRWDFGDGTYKQGTKITSSLKNPVHKFSKKGSYISCLTIKCTGYKWKLWVHKTIVVR, from the coding sequence ATGAAAAATAATAGAAAGTTCATATGGAACATAGCAATATCTGTTTTCACCGTACTAATGACGTTGACTTTATTATCTACAGCAGCCTCTGCATCCGTTTATGCATACAAAACTCCCCTTGGTGCAGGAACTCCTCCGGCAACACAACGTCTAACTGGTGGGGGTAATTACATTGATTATACAGCGGCAGCCGCTTCGAGTACTGATTCGCGACTAGTAAGATTTAAGGACCTGTCAAGAGGTAAAGAGACATATATCAGATGGGACTTTGGAGACGGAACCTATAAGCAAGGAACAAAAATTACTTCATCACTAAAAAATCCGGTACATAAGTTTTCAAAGAAGGGTTCTTATATCAGTTGTCTGACTATCAAGTGCACTGGTTATAAGTGGAAGTTGTGGGTTCATAAGACTATTGTTGTTAGATAA
- a CDS encoding right-handed parallel beta-helix repeat-containing protein: MTGKCLRHIRQNWTETRSYIIVFILLIVLDLIIVHILIQSRFPLTPSNTSSLVPSNVTVWVTGDGSGNFTCDGSDDQVEINQAFKYVAENPQFTTVHLKGPNTYLISDTIFIGNNTTLEGDPTAVIKLIDWADWPAFKPLITQINSTGIHGVTIKGFEIDGNHDNNLDKPKGYGYYDMIHFRNAKDIQVHDMYMHDGHGEGWKADNSSNIQFYNNTIYKTGHNGLFAENCQNVEAWNNNITVRTDSGLRSRNSNHVKFHDNLIDSFYHWSAGGAGILIEKTTGVVNDVKVYNNTIQKTYGPGIWLIGCCRPYSRDDAKNVYIYHNMFYKTGTNPNIDWVGGIVTSGFYDTLIENNTFDGVYHGAIIQMYPRSGTHVYPTYSNSGHIDLSPKGTGYTTIVRNNIIANTKQRKKDPDGTGYGVINYLPKTHTIILENNCLYNNYAGNYLNCTSTTDIYVDPAHLNQNIGAGYFSEEFQESINQTMINSILTKRCS; the protein is encoded by the coding sequence ATGACTGGAAAGTGTCTCAGGCATATACGGCAAAACTGGACAGAAACAAGATCTTACATTATAGTTTTCATTCTCTTGATTGTACTGGATTTAATAATTGTTCACATACTAATACAGTCCAGATTTCCTCTTACACCATCAAATACCTCTTCACTTGTGCCATCAAATGTGACTGTATGGGTAACTGGCGATGGAAGTGGAAACTTCACCTGCGATGGGAGCGATGATCAAGTAGAGATAAATCAAGCTTTTAAATATGTTGCAGAAAATCCACAGTTCACAACCGTTCATTTGAAAGGTCCAAACACATACCTAATCTCAGATACTATTTTCATAGGAAATAATACTACCCTGGAAGGAGACCCTACAGCCGTAATTAAACTTATAGACTGGGCAGACTGGCCAGCATTTAAGCCCCTCATAACGCAGATTAATAGTACCGGAATACATGGAGTTACTATAAAAGGATTTGAAATCGACGGAAATCACGACAACAATCTGGATAAACCAAAGGGATACGGATATTATGACATGATTCATTTCCGCAACGCCAAGGACATTCAAGTTCATGATATGTACATGCATGATGGGCATGGAGAAGGTTGGAAAGCAGACAATAGTTCCAATATTCAGTTTTACAATAACACCATATACAAAACAGGGCATAATGGACTTTTTGCCGAAAACTGCCAGAATGTAGAAGCCTGGAACAATAACATAACAGTCAGGACTGACTCCGGTCTCAGATCGAGGAACTCGAACCATGTAAAGTTCCATGATAACCTGATAGATTCTTTTTACCACTGGAGTGCAGGCGGGGCTGGAATTCTAATTGAGAAAACAACAGGTGTCGTCAATGATGTTAAAGTATATAATAATACTATTCAAAAGACTTATGGACCTGGAATCTGGTTGATAGGCTGTTGTAGGCCTTATTCCAGGGATGATGCTAAAAATGTATATATTTATCACAATATGTTCTACAAAACCGGCACGAACCCTAATATTGACTGGGTAGGAGGTATAGTGACAAGCGGATTTTACGATACTCTCATTGAAAATAATACCTTTGATGGAGTATATCATGGTGCAATTATTCAGATGTACCCTAGAAGCGGTACTCACGTTTATCCTACATATAGCAACTCAGGCCATATTGACCTGTCACCTAAAGGCACAGGATACACAACAATTGTCCGCAATAATATTATCGCAAATACCAAACAACGCAAAAAAGATCCAGATGGAACAGGGTATGGAGTAATTAATTATTTGCCTAAAACACATACCATTATACTGGAGAATAACTGCCTGTACAATAACTATGCAGGTAACTATCTGAACTGCACATCAACCACTGACATCTATGTAGATCCTGCACATTTAAACCAGAACATTGGTGCCGGATATTTTTCAGAAGAATTTCAAGAATCAATTAATCAGACCATGATAAATTCCATCTTAACAAAAAGATGCTCGTGA
- a CDS encoding PocR ligand-binding domain-containing protein has product MTTDLELFPATNPNPVLSVANDCTVLYSNKAGKTLLHEWGVAVGDKLPSYVEGIVKNVIFLNRPEKIKIETGKGVYFVGFYSVPEKKCVNIYGFDISGWRKFEEKPPGREVGEVANLELANIIDVPAIQSLMDDFYRLVHIPMGLIDLKGNILAGVAWQDICTKFHRIHPETCKNCIESDIKLSVGVPPGEFKLYRCKNNMWDVATPVMVGGKHVANIFSGQFFFEDEPVDYELFRSQARKYGFNEEEYIAAFEKVPRLSKEAVNKKMAFFVKLANILSQLSYSNFKLSQSLAESEILVNKLEKNREDFNRAQTVGNIGSWSLDVRKNELAWSDENYRIFCIQKGVPLTYETFLSKVHPDDRDYVDKKWNMGLEGEPYDIEHRIVVDGKVKWVREKAYIEFDKDGMVTGGFGITQDITERKKSEEALKRAHDSLEAKVKERTSELEKAYESLMEEERRLSEAQKIAHVGNWDWDLNTGEVYWSHEMCRIFGYAPKKLFHTYSELLNFIHPEDRSYVDNVVKSALNRESFSIDHRIISAEGEERIVHAQGDVVFDEKKSPIRLRGTIQDITDHKKAEEKIRILADAVESSNDAIVTESFDGTIISWNKTAEQIYGYSAEEILGKNVSILEPYNLKGKIKKIIEKVKHGEKIHHYRTLRLKKDGTTTNVSITYSPVFDAFGELKAISAIARDITEQINAEKILAKAEEARKKEIHHRIKNNLQVISSLLDLQAEKFRSRKCAENVEVLNAFKESQDRVMSIALIHKELHEGKRTDTLNFSAYLERLVENLFQTYRVGNVNTSLNIELEENIFFDMDVAVPLGIIINELVSNSLKYAFLGRDHGKIQIKLHREDSAEHANKEQGRTTEHYNDTDFTLIVSDNGLGITEDFNLEDSNSLGLQLVEVLVDQLGGEIELKRGSGTEFVIKFKVPVQN; this is encoded by the coding sequence ATGACAACAGACCTGGAACTATTTCCGGCAACAAATCCGAATCCTGTGCTCAGTGTGGCAAATGATTGCACTGTCCTGTACTCAAATAAAGCTGGTAAAACCTTATTACATGAGTGGGGTGTGGCAGTAGGAGATAAACTGCCATCCTATGTTGAAGGTATCGTGAAGAACGTAATTTTCCTAAATAGACCCGAAAAAATAAAAATTGAAACGGGAAAAGGAGTTTATTTTGTAGGTTTTTACTCTGTACCTGAAAAAAAATGCGTAAACATTTACGGATTCGATATAAGTGGCTGGAGAAAATTTGAAGAAAAACCTCCTGGACGTGAAGTTGGTGAGGTGGCAAACCTTGAGTTGGCTAATATTATTGATGTTCCAGCGATCCAGTCTCTCATGGATGATTTCTATAGGCTTGTTCATATTCCCATGGGCCTGATCGATCTCAAAGGCAATATTCTTGCAGGCGTCGCCTGGCAGGATATCTGCACAAAATTTCATAGAATCCACCCCGAAACCTGTAAAAACTGCATAGAAAGCGACATAAAGTTATCCGTAGGCGTTCCCCCTGGAGAGTTTAAGCTTTACAGGTGCAAGAACAACATGTGGGATGTAGCGACTCCTGTCATGGTAGGCGGTAAGCACGTTGCCAATATTTTCTCAGGCCAGTTTTTTTTTGAAGATGAACCTGTGGACTATGAGCTTTTCCGATCTCAGGCCAGAAAATATGGTTTCAACGAGGAGGAATACATAGCAGCATTTGAAAAAGTTCCACGGTTAAGTAAGGAAGCTGTAAACAAAAAAATGGCTTTCTTCGTGAAACTTGCCAACATACTCTCACAATTAAGCTACAGTAACTTCAAGCTTTCCCAGTCACTTGCAGAAAGCGAGATCCTGGTGAATAAGCTAGAGAAAAACAGGGAAGATTTCAATCGTGCTCAAACAGTGGGAAATATCGGAAGCTGGAGTCTGGATGTGCGTAAAAACGAACTAGCCTGGTCTGATGAAAATTACCGTATCTTTTGCATCCAAAAAGGTGTCCCTTTAACCTATGAAACTTTTCTTTCAAAAGTTCATCCGGATGACAGGGACTATGTTGACAAGAAATGGAATATGGGATTAGAAGGCGAACCATACGACATCGAACATCGAATTGTCGTAGACGGTAAGGTTAAATGGGTGCGTGAAAAAGCATATATTGAATTTGACAAAGACGGGATGGTAACCGGCGGTTTTGGTATAACACAGGATATAACCGAACGCAAAAAATCAGAAGAAGCCCTTAAAAGAGCACATGATAGTTTAGAAGCAAAAGTTAAAGAACGTACATCAGAGCTTGAAAAAGCTTACGAATCACTGATGGAGGAAGAGAGAAGACTCTCTGAAGCTCAAAAAATAGCTCATGTTGGAAATTGGGACTGGGATCTTAATACCGGTGAAGTTTACTGGTCTCATGAGATGTGCCGTATCTTTGGGTATGCCCCCAAAAAGTTATTTCATACATACAGTGAGCTTTTAAACTTTATACATCCCGAAGATCGAAGCTATGTGGACAATGTCGTTAAAAGTGCTTTAAATCGAGAGTCCTTTAGCATTGATCACAGGATTATCTCGGCTGAAGGCGAAGAGCGTATAGTCCACGCACAGGGTGATGTTGTTTTTGATGAGAAAAAAAGCCCAATTCGATTGAGAGGAACAATTCAGGACATTACAGATCACAAGAAAGCAGAGGAGAAGATCAGGATATTAGCAGATGCTGTGGAATCATCAAATGATGCTATTGTAACAGAGTCTTTCGATGGTACTATTATCAGCTGGAATAAAACGGCAGAGCAGATTTACGGTTATTCCGCCGAAGAAATTCTGGGTAAAAATGTCTCAATACTGGAACCGTATAATCTTAAAGGGAAAATAAAAAAGATAATTGAAAAAGTTAAACATGGAGAAAAAATCCATCATTACAGAACTTTACGGCTAAAAAAGGATGGTACAACAACAAATGTTTCAATAACTTATTCTCCAGTTTTTGACGCTTTTGGAGAGCTGAAGGCTATCTCAGCTATTGCAAGAGATATTACTGAGCAAATAAATGCGGAAAAAATACTGGCAAAAGCCGAAGAAGCCAGAAAAAAAGAAATCCATCACCGAATTAAGAATAATCTGCAAGTGATCTCTTCCCTTCTTGACCTGCAGGCTGAAAAGTTCCGAAGCAGAAAATGTGCTGAGAATGTGGAAGTTCTTAATGCTTTCAAAGAGAGTCAGGACAGAGTAATGTCAATTGCCCTTATCCACAAAGAGCTCCACGAAGGCAAAAGAACCGATACATTAAACTTCTCTGCATACCTTGAAAGGCTTGTTGAAAATTTGTTCCAGACTTATAGAGTTGGAAATGTCAATACGAGCCTGAACATAGAGCTGGAAGAAAACATTTTCTTTGATATGGATGTCGCTGTCCCATTGGGAATAATCATTAATGAACTTGTTTCAAATTCCTTGAAGTACGCATTTTTAGGTAGAGATCATGGAAAAATTCAAATCAAACTTCATAGAGAAGATTCTGCAGAACACGCAAACAAAGAGCAGGGAAGAACTACAGAACATTATAATGACACTGATTTTACTTTAATAGTTTCGGATAACGGGCTTGGTATTACTGAAGATTTCAATTTAGAAGATTCCAATTCTCTTGGCTTACAGTTAGTGGAAGTCCTGGTGGACCAGTTAGGGGGTGAAATTGAACTAAAAAGAGGTTCTGGGACTGAGTTTGTTATAAAGTTCAAAGTACCAGTGCAAAATTGA
- a CDS encoding class I SAM-dependent methyltransferase, producing the protein MSEINWESQEGAEKYDQNCDHQFQKGKTLIEMMGIKKGDSVLDVGCGTGQQAVNVLGIIGSAGQLTGIDPSSYRIELARKKFSRASSSNIRFLVGQAEDLSFLPDNSIDHTYFCSSFHWVDDKKTALCEIYRVLRPGGRVGMTTLDKNSSSTMKTLADPILAKYHIKRNQEFHRGMKKVTATELRDLLSDAGFDSISIEPRAIPWQYGSPEEFLKHLEKRDSPEGLLNDIPPGIREKIRQEITEELRKAQVSEVAGVGNVTLFAIATKPEAGL; encoded by the coding sequence ATGAGTGAAATTAACTGGGAGTCCCAGGAGGGTGCCGAAAAGTATGACCAGAATTGCGACCATCAGTTTCAGAAAGGCAAAACACTGATAGAAATGATGGGAATAAAAAAAGGTGATTCAGTGCTAGATGTCGGCTGCGGGACAGGGCAGCAGGCTGTGAATGTTCTGGGCATCATAGGATCAGCTGGTCAGCTCACAGGTATTGATCCTTCATCTTATCGTATTGAACTTGCAAGGAAAAAATTTAGCAGAGCCTCCTCCAGCAACATCCGTTTTTTAGTAGGACAGGCTGAAGACCTCAGTTTCTTGCCTGACAATTCAATCGATCATACATATTTCTGTTCCTCATTCCATTGGGTTGACGACAAGAAAACTGCCCTCTGTGAGATATACCGGGTCCTCCGGCCGGGAGGCAGGGTGGGGATGACCACACTTGATAAAAACAGCTCCAGCACCATGAAGACACTTGCAGATCCTATTCTTGCAAAATATCATATTAAAAGGAATCAGGAATTTCATAGAGGGATGAAAAAGGTTACTGCAACAGAACTCCGGGATCTCCTCTCAGATGCGGGCTTTGACAGCATATCAATCGAGCCAAGGGCTATCCCCTGGCAGTATGGTTCTCCAGAAGAGTTTTTGAAGCATCTGGAAAAGAGAGACAGCCCTGAGGGGTTGCTGAATGACATTCCTCCCGGGATAAGAGAGAAAATCAGACAGGAGATTACTGAAGAACTCAGGAAAGCACAAGTTTCGGAAGTTGCCGGTGTTGGGAATGTTACACTGTTTGCAATTGCAACAAAACCGGAAGCGGGGCTGTAA
- a CDS encoding methyltransferase domain-containing protein, protein MEYMFKFCNLPDDKSTVKMVNEAASRLHYKLKGINLETLDISDYNKKYFGSLLGNLHSNLQRYAYILVWSITKIDVPLNKFVFLDYGGGSGMLSLLAKECNIGTVIYNDIYDVSARDAELIGKAIGEQADYYIPGDIDEVIDFLKNNSINCNAIANYDVIEHIYDIEEFLKKISLISNNNLKVFFSSGANPYNPFIKRKLIKYHQMCELVDREQLFGDKKRDLLEAYSKIRSKLIKSLNPDLSEDQVAYLVTATRGMVESDIKKAVNEFSASGSITLKQKYPQYPSNTCDPYTGNWAEHLMDIYHLRNVLQSENFQADVWRGYYGDSNTLLKCLAARSLNFLIKNSGRHGLVLSPFFTLCGNIAPLSSN, encoded by the coding sequence ATGGAGTATATGTTCAAATTCTGCAATTTGCCTGATGACAAATCAACAGTAAAAATGGTCAATGAAGCTGCAAGCCGTTTGCACTATAAACTCAAAGGAATAAATCTAGAGACTTTAGATATCTCAGATTATAACAAAAAATACTTTGGTTCTTTATTAGGAAACTTGCATTCCAATTTGCAAAGATATGCATATATACTTGTATGGTCAATCACAAAAATAGACGTACCCTTAAACAAATTTGTTTTTTTAGATTATGGGGGAGGTTCCGGTATGTTGTCCCTCCTCGCAAAAGAATGCAATATTGGAACGGTTATTTACAACGACATTTACGATGTTTCTGCTAGGGATGCAGAATTAATAGGAAAAGCTATAGGAGAGCAAGCTGACTACTATATTCCAGGAGATATTGATGAAGTAATCGACTTTTTAAAGAATAATTCAATTAACTGCAACGCAATAGCCAACTATGACGTTATAGAACACATCTATGATATAGAAGAGTTCCTGAAGAAAATATCTTTGATTTCAAATAATAATTTAAAAGTGTTTTTTTCCTCTGGCGCAAATCCTTATAATCCTTTTATCAAGAGGAAACTCATAAAATACCACCAGATGTGCGAACTCGTAGATAGAGAACAGTTATTTGGCGATAAAAAAAGAGATCTCCTGGAAGCATATTCTAAAATTAGAAGCAAATTGATCAAAAGTTTAAACCCGGACCTTTCCGAGGATCAAGTTGCTTACTTAGTCACTGCTACAAGAGGAATGGTTGAATCTGATATTAAAAAAGCAGTAAATGAATTTTCAGCCAGTGGAAGCATTACTTTAAAGCAAAAATATCCTCAATATCCCTCAAATACCTGTGACCCCTACACCGGAAACTGGGCAGAACATTTGATGGATATATATCATTTAAGAAATGTTTTACAGAGTGAGAACTTTCAAGCTGATGTCTGGCGTGGATATTATGGTGACTCAAATACTTTACTAAAGTGTTTAGCAGCTCGATCTTTAAATTTTTTAATTAAAAACTCAGGAAGGCATGGATTGGTATTATCTCCATTTTTTACACTTTGTGGAAATATAGCGCCGCTCTCATCCAATTGA
- a CDS encoding NOG1 family protein, translating into MIFEKIHTVPTSQELINKAFKRSARAMSGKTIEDRESRFRANESMLLTAANILTDNLANIVRRFPSFEQLPRFYYEITDILVGVEKLKMSLASVDWASRKIHEISRSYVGKIRNSDLPEPIRKEAFGRLASIIKSINKDLLFLNEARNILRKLPDVQDEPTIVIAGYPNVGKSSFVSKITGASPEIAPYPFTTKGVAIGHFMRDGMRYQVMDTPGLLDRPMSERNDIERQAITAIHYLDAVVMFMIDPSESCGYEIEAQKHLLAEIRENFKLPLLVVSNKADRSEFKKLDEVEFNISTVTGEGIEDVMNRLMQMIEEKRLSTSSEELDTEPAI; encoded by the coding sequence ATGATCTTCGAGAAAATTCACACCGTTCCCACTTCCCAGGAATTAATCAATAAAGCCTTTAAGCGGTCAGCGCGAGCTATGTCCGGGAAAACCATAGAAGACAGAGAAAGCCGATTCAGGGCCAACGAGTCCATGCTGTTGACAGCCGCAAACATTCTGACGGATAATCTTGCAAATATAGTCAGGCGGTTCCCAAGTTTTGAACAATTACCCAGATTTTATTACGAAATTACAGACATCCTTGTAGGCGTAGAAAAACTCAAGATGTCCCTTGCATCCGTGGACTGGGCCAGCAGGAAGATCCATGAGATTTCAAGAAGTTATGTTGGGAAAATTAGAAATTCGGATCTCCCTGAGCCTATCCGGAAAGAAGCATTTGGAAGGCTTGCTTCGATTATCAAGTCAATTAACAAGGATCTTCTCTTCCTGAACGAAGCCAGAAACATTTTGCGGAAACTTCCTGATGTGCAGGATGAGCCTACAATTGTAATCGCTGGCTACCCGAATGTAGGAAAATCAAGTTTCGTCTCAAAAATTACAGGTGCAAGCCCTGAAATCGCTCCATATCCATTTACAACAAAAGGCGTAGCAATCGGGCATTTCATGCGGGACGGTATGCGTTACCAGGTCATGGATACTCCAGGACTTCTTGACCGCCCGATGTCTGAGAGAAATGATATCGAAAGGCAGGCAATTACCGCGATTCATTACCTTGATGCGGTTGTGATGTTTATGATTGATCCCAGTGAAAGCTGTGGATACGAAATCGAAGCCCAGAAACACCTGCTTGCGGAAATTCGAGAGAACTTCAAACTTCCTCTGCTTGTGGTCTCAAACAAGGCTGACAGGTCAGAGTTCAAGAAACTGGATGAAGTGGAGTTTAATATTTCCACAGTTACCGGAGAAGGAATTGAAGACGTAATGAACAGGCTCATGCAAATGATCGAAGAAAAACGCCTTTCCACTTCTTCCGAGGAGCTGGATACTGAACCTGCAATCTGA